In Eubalaena glacialis isolate mEubGla1 chromosome 4, mEubGla1.1.hap2.+ XY, whole genome shotgun sequence, one DNA window encodes the following:
- the RPS23 gene encoding small ribosomal subunit protein uS12: MGKCRGLRTARKLRSHRRDQKWHDKQYKKAHLGTALKANPFGGASHAKGIVLEKVGVEAKQPNSAIRKCVRVQLIKNGKKITAFVPNDGCLNFIEENDEVLVAGFGRKGHAVGDIPGVRFKVVKVANVSLLALYKGKKERPRS, encoded by the exons ATGG GCAAGTGTCGTGGTCTTCGTACTGCCAGGAAGCTCCGTAGCCACCGACGAGACCAGAAGTGGCATGATAAACAGTACAAGAAAGCCCATTTGGGCACAGCCCTGAAGGCCAACCCTTTTGGAGGTGCTTCTCATGCCAAGGGAATTGTGCTTGAAAAAGT AGGGGTTGAAGCCAAACAGCCAAATTCTGCCATCAGGAAGTGTGTCAGGGTTCAGCTAATCAAGAATGGCAAAAAAATCACCGCCTTTGTACCCAATGATGGTTGTTTGAATTTTATTGAG GAAAATGATGAAGTTCTGGTTGCTGGATTTGGTCGCAAAGGTCATGCTGTTGGTGACATTCCTGGAGTCCGCTTTAAGGTTGTCAAAGTAGCCAATGTCTCTCTTTTGGCCTTATACAAAGGCAAGAAGGAAAGACCAAGATCATAA